A portion of the Streptococcus sp. Marseille-Q6470 genome contains these proteins:
- a CDS encoding FAD:protein FMN transferase, whose translation MPLSSLSERLMGTTITISLVHEQADNLLRQAFDLLKELEFRFNANSTESELMEINYQAGIAPVKVHTDLFELISLGLEHSLAPKSHLNISIGPLVQTWRIGFSDAKVASPEEIASVLPLIDPHFIRLDSINSTVFLEKKGMKIDLGCLAKGYSADKVAAFLKENGVTSALINLGGNILTIGNNQSKDGRPWQIGIQDPNNPRGNHLMTLSITGKSVVTSGIYERHLEINGKDYHHIFDSETGYPIETDLASLTIVSDRSVDGEIWTTRLFGERSASIMWQVENIDGIEAILIDKDGRLACSSGIQR comes from the coding sequence TTGCCTCTTAGTTCATTATCTGAGAGATTAATGGGAACTACGATTACTATTTCCTTAGTACATGAACAAGCCGATAATCTTCTCCGTCAAGCTTTTGATTTGCTCAAGGAACTTGAATTCCGCTTCAATGCTAACAGTACTGAATCCGAATTAATGGAAATTAACTATCAGGCAGGTATTGCCCCAGTTAAGGTCCACACTGATTTATTTGAACTGATTTCATTAGGTCTAGAACACAGTCTAGCACCTAAAAGTCATCTCAATATTAGTATCGGGCCTTTGGTTCAAACCTGGCGTATTGGTTTTTCCGATGCAAAGGTTGCAAGCCCTGAAGAAATTGCTTCAGTCTTACCACTAATAGACCCTCATTTTATTAGACTCGATTCAATCAATTCTACGGTTTTCCTAGAAAAAAAGGGAATGAAAATTGACTTAGGCTGTTTAGCAAAGGGATACAGTGCAGATAAGGTTGCTGCTTTCTTGAAAGAAAATGGCGTCACTTCTGCTCTTATCAATCTTGGAGGAAACATCCTCACAATTGGGAACAACCAATCAAAAGATGGACGTCCGTGGCAAATCGGTATTCAAGACCCAAATAATCCACGAGGTAATCACCTGATGACCTTGTCTATTACTGGAAAATCAGTTGTTACATCTGGGATTTATGAACGACATCTTGAAATCAACGGCAAGGATTATCATCACATTTTTGATAGTGAGACAGGTTATCCCATTGAAACGGATTTAGCCAGTTTAACCATTGTATCTGACCGCTCAGTCGACGGTGAGATATGGACCACTCGTTTGTTTGGAGAGCGAAGCGCCTCTATTATGTGGCAAGTCGAAAATATTGATGGTATCGAAGCCATCCTCATTGACAAAGATGGACGCTTAGCTTGTTCATCTGGTATCCAACGGTAA
- a CDS encoding NADPH-dependent FMN reductase, which translates to MLKLIAIVGTNSKRSTNRQLLQYMQKHFADKAEIELVEIKDLPVFNKPADKQIPAEATEIAAKIEAADGVIIGTPEYDHSIPAVLMSALAWISYGVFPLLNKPVMITGASYGTLGSSRAQLQLRQILNAPEIKANVLPDEFLLSHSLQAFDQNGDLVDLDVIKKLDAIFDDFRIFVKVTEKLRNAQELLRKDAEDFDWENL; encoded by the coding sequence ATGCTTAAACTTATTGCTATTGTAGGAACAAACTCAAAACGTTCCACAAACCGCCAACTGCTTCAATATATGCAGAAACACTTTGCTGACAAAGCAGAAATCGAATTGGTAGAAATTAAAGATCTGCCTGTATTTAACAAACCAGCTGACAAACAAATCCCAGCTGAAGCTACGGAAATCGCTGCTAAAATCGAAGCTGCTGATGGAGTTATTATCGGTACACCTGAATACGATCACTCAATCCCAGCTGTTCTTATGAGCGCTCTTGCTTGGATTTCATATGGTGTATTCCCGCTTTTGAACAAACCTGTCATGATTACAGGTGCTTCATATGGTACACTCGGTTCATCACGTGCTCAATTGCAACTTCGTCAAATTCTTAATGCTCCTGAAATCAAAGCTAATGTTCTCCCAGATGAATTCTTGCTTTCACATTCTCTTCAAGCATTTGATCAAAATGGTGACTTGGTAGATCTTGATGTCATCAAGAAATTGGATGCCATCTTTGATGACTTCCGTATCTTTGTTAAAGTTACTGAGAAATTGCGTAACGCACAAGAACTTCTTCGCAAAGATGCTGAAGATTTTGATTGGGAAAATTTGTAA
- a CDS encoding NAD(P)H-dependent oxidoreductase, which produces MKFVGLVGSNYDQSYNRKLLEFIRRQFKFKFELEVLEIDEVPMFNQDEKWDESFQLRLLYNKITRADGVIIATPEHNHTISASLKSVLEWLSYEVHPFENKPVMIVGASYYDQGTSRAQVHLRKILDAPGVNAYTLPGNEFLLGKAKEAFDANGNIINEGTVKFLETCLDNFVKYVGVVSNLKKPKPIEPEDLDCGKPIATTITEVDPDDPEWVEKVAEITGAVSGDTYVKLDHGILTVNQIDMFLKAMPFELTYADDNNQFLYYNNAHQDPETMFAKRVPPQSGSRMSTVHGSLPPARMKNVEWVIGTLRNGNQEYVRTIVPGSPAGVINTHNYQAMYYPDGSYAGINEIVFNFQPWLDWYLKETGQRLVGGSGPFAPAAGHGDADATSGASDSADGGHGGGADATSGASN; this is translated from the coding sequence ATGAAATTTGTTGGACTTGTTGGATCAAACTATGATCAATCATATAACCGCAAACTCTTGGAGTTCATCCGCCGTCAGTTTAAATTTAAATTTGAACTAGAAGTTTTGGAAATCGATGAAGTTCCAATGTTTAACCAAGACGAAAAATGGGACGAGAGCTTCCAGTTGCGCCTTCTTTACAACAAAATTACTCGAGCTGATGGTGTGATTATTGCTACTCCAGAGCACAACCACACGATTTCTGCTTCACTTAAGTCAGTCCTTGAATGGCTTTCATACGAAGTTCATCCATTTGAAAACAAACCAGTTATGATCGTGGGTGCTTCATATTATGACCAAGGTACTTCACGTGCTCAAGTTCACCTTCGTAAAATTCTTGATGCACCAGGAGTAAATGCCTACACATTACCAGGTAATGAATTCCTTCTTGGAAAAGCCAAAGAAGCTTTTGATGCAAACGGAAATATTATTAACGAAGGAACTGTTAAATTCCTTGAAACTTGCTTAGATAACTTTGTCAAATACGTAGGAGTCGTATCTAATTTGAAAAAACCAAAACCAATTGAACCAGAAGATTTGGATTGTGGAAAACCAATTGCCACAACTATTACAGAAGTTGACCCTGATGATCCAGAATGGGTAGAAAAAGTTGCAGAAATCACAGGAGCTGTATCTGGTGATACATACGTTAAACTTGACCATGGTATCCTTACAGTTAATCAAATCGATATGTTCTTGAAAGCTATGCCTTTTGAATTGACATATGCTGATGACAACAACCAATTCCTCTACTACAACAATGCTCACCAAGATCCAGAAACAATGTTTGCGAAACGTGTACCACCTCAATCTGGTAGCCGTATGTCTACAGTTCACGGTTCACTTCCACCTGCACGTATGAAAAACGTTGAGTGGGTTATTGGTACGCTTCGCAATGGCAACCAAGAATACGTACGTACAATTGTTCCTGGTTCACCTGCAGGTGTTATCAATACTCACAACTACCAAGCTATGTACTATCCTGATGGATCATATGCTGGTATCAATGAAATTGTCTTTAACTTCCAACCATGGCTTGACTGGTACTTGAAAGAAACTGGTCAACGTTTGGTAGGCGGTAGCGGACCTTTCGCTCCTGCTGCAGGTCATGGTGATGCAGATGCTACTTCTGGCGCTTCTGACTCAGCCGATGGCGGCCACGGTGGTGGCGCAGATGCTACTTCTGGTGCTAGTAACTAA
- a CDS encoding DUF896 family protein, with product MTPEKIARINELAKKKKTEGLTAEEKVEQAQLREEYIEGYRRAVRHHVEGIKIVDEAGNDVTPEKLRQVQREKGLHGRSLDDPNS from the coding sequence ATGACACCAGAAAAAATCGCTCGTATTAATGAGCTTGCTAAAAAGAAAAAAACAGAAGGTTTGACTGCGGAAGAAAAAGTAGAACAAGCCCAACTTCGTGAAGAATACATTGAGGGATATCGTCGAGCAGTTCGTCACCACGTTGAAGGAATTAAAATCGTGGATGAAGCTGGTAATGATGTGACTCCTGAAAAACTTCGTCAAGTGCAGCGAGAAAAAGGTTTACACGGTCGTAGTCTTGATGATCCGAATTCATAA
- the glyS gene encoding glycine--tRNA ligase subunit beta gives MTKNLLVELGLEELPAYVVTPSEKQLGEKMAAFLDENRLSYEGIQTFSTPRRLAVRVLGLADQQTDLTEDFKGPSKKIALDAEGNFSKAAQGFVRGKGLTVDDIEFREIKGEEYVYVTKHEAGKPAEEVLTGIPEVLASLSFPVSMHWANNTFEYIRPVHTLIVLLDDEALDMDFLDIHSGRVSRGHRFLGHEVEIRHADSYEEDLRKVYVIADSIERENMIREQIKAIEASEGVQVQVDEGLLNEVLNLVEYPTAFMGNFDPKYLEVPEEVLVTSMETHQRYFVVRDLKGNLKPNFISVRNGNAEHLENVIRGNEKVLVARLEDGEFFWREDQKLKIEDLVAKLSHVTFHEKIGSLREHMIRTGQIAILLAEKAGLSVDESIDLARAAAIYKFDLLTGMVGEFDELQGIMGEKYALLAGENAAVAQAIREHYLPDSADGALPESKVGAILALADKLDTLLSFFSVGLIPSGSNDPYALRRATQGIVRILEDFGWKIPMDELIASLYALSFESLTYDNQEEVLNFIKARVDKMMGSTAKDIKEAVLASSNFVVSDMIEAAEALSEAAKTEDYKSSVESLSRAFNLAEKADGLVKVDASLFENEQEKELAQAVESLELQGSASDKLTQLFALSPVIDAFFDNTMVMAEDVDVKNNRLAILTELVNKAKTVAAFNLLNTK, from the coding sequence ATGACAAAAAATTTATTAGTAGAACTTGGACTTGAAGAGTTGCCAGCCTACGTTGTCACACCAAGTGAAAAACAACTAGGTGAAAAAATGGCAGCTTTCTTGGATGAAAATCGCCTTTCATACGAAGGGATTCAAACTTTCTCAACTCCACGTCGTTTGGCTGTTCGTGTACTTGGTTTAGCAGACCAACAAACGGATTTGACTGAAGATTTTAAAGGACCTTCTAAGAAAATCGCCTTGGATGCAGAAGGGAACTTTTCTAAAGCAGCTCAAGGATTCGTCCGTGGAAAAGGCTTGACAGTTGATGATATTGAATTCCGTGAAATTAAAGGTGAAGAATATGTCTATGTAACCAAGCATGAAGCTGGAAAACCTGCTGAGGAAGTGTTGACAGGGATTCCAGAAGTATTGGCTAGCCTTAGCTTCCCAGTAAGTATGCACTGGGCAAATAATACCTTTGAATACATTCGTCCTGTCCATACTTTGATAGTCCTTTTGGATGATGAAGCTCTTGATATGGACTTCTTAGATATTCATTCAGGCAGAGTGAGCCGTGGACATCGTTTCCTTGGACATGAAGTGGAAATTCGTCATGCTGATAGTTACGAAGAGGATTTACGAAAAGTCTATGTCATTGCTGACAGTATTGAACGCGAAAATATGATTCGTGAACAAATCAAGGCTATTGAAGCATCAGAAGGTGTTCAAGTTCAGGTTGATGAGGGACTTTTGAATGAAGTTTTGAATCTGGTTGAATATCCAACCGCTTTTATGGGTAATTTTGACCCTAAATACCTAGAGGTTCCAGAAGAAGTTTTGGTTACTTCAATGGAAACTCATCAACGCTACTTTGTAGTCCGTGATCTTAAAGGAAATCTAAAACCAAACTTCATTTCAGTTCGTAACGGAAATGCTGAACACTTGGAAAATGTCATTCGAGGAAATGAGAAAGTTTTGGTTGCTCGTTTGGAAGATGGAGAATTCTTCTGGCGTGAAGACCAAAAACTCAAGATTGAAGATTTAGTTGCTAAACTTTCACACGTTACCTTCCATGAAAAGATTGGTTCTCTTCGTGAACACATGATTCGTACAGGGCAAATTGCGATCCTTCTAGCTGAAAAAGCTGGTCTATCAGTTGATGAATCTATTGATCTTGCTCGTGCTGCAGCCATTTATAAATTTGACCTCTTAACCGGTATGGTTGGTGAATTTGATGAGCTTCAAGGGATCATGGGTGAGAAATATGCGCTTCTCGCTGGTGAAAATGCGGCAGTAGCACAAGCTATTCGTGAGCACTATCTTCCAGATTCAGCTGACGGAGCCCTTCCTGAGTCTAAAGTTGGTGCTATCCTTGCACTAGCTGATAAATTAGATACTCTCTTATCTTTCTTCTCTGTTGGTTTGATTCCATCTGGTTCAAACGACCCTTATGCCCTTCGTCGTGCAACACAAGGGATTGTTCGAATCTTGGAAGACTTTGGTTGGAAGATTCCAATGGACGAATTGATTGCGAGCCTTTATGCCTTATCATTTGAAAGTCTAACTTATGATAATCAAGAAGAAGTGCTTAACTTCATTAAAGCTCGTGTTGATAAGATGATGGGTTCTACTGCAAAAGATATCAAAGAAGCTGTTCTCGCAAGTTCAAACTTTGTTGTCTCTGATATGATTGAAGCAGCAGAAGCTCTTTCAGAAGCTGCGAAAACTGAAGATTACAAATCATCAGTTGAGTCTTTATCTCGTGCCTTTAATTTAGCTGAAAAAGCAGATGGTTTGGTTAAAGTCGATGCAAGTCTTTTTGAAAATGAACAAGAAAAAGAACTTGCTCAAGCAGTAGAAAGTCTTGAATTGCAAGGTTCAGCTAGTGATAAATTAACGCAACTATTTGCTCTTAGTCCAGTAATTGATGCATTCTTTGACAATACCATGGTTATGGCAGAAGATGTTGATGTGAAGAACAACCGTTTAGCTATCCTAACTGAACTTGTTAATAAAGCAAAAACAGTGGCTGCTTTCAATCTTCTCAATACAAAATAA
- the glyQ gene encoding glycine--tRNA ligase subunit alpha → MSKKLTFQEIILTLQQYWNDQGCMLMQAYDNEKGAGTMSPYTFLRAIGPEPWNAAYVEPSRRPADGRYGENPNRLYQHHQFQVVMKPSPSNIQELYLESLEKLGINPLEHDIRFVEDNWENPSTGSAGLGWEVWLDGMEITQFTYFQQVGGLATGPVTAEVTYGLERLASYIQEVDSVYDIEWAPGVKYGEIFLQPEYEHSKYSFEVSDQDMLLENFEKFEKEAGRALELGLVHPAYDYVLKCSHTFNLLDARGAVSVTERAGYIARIRNLARVVAKTFVAERKKLGYPLLDEATRAKLLAEEEE, encoded by the coding sequence ATGTCTAAAAAACTAACCTTTCAAGAGATTATCTTGACTTTGCAACAATACTGGAATGACCAGGGTTGTATGCTGATGCAGGCTTATGATAATGAAAAGGGTGCAGGTACAATGAGTCCGTATACTTTTCTTCGTGCTATTGGTCCTGAGCCATGGAATGCGGCTTATGTAGAGCCATCACGTCGTCCAGCAGACGGTCGTTATGGGGAAAACCCAAACCGTCTCTACCAACACCACCAATTCCAAGTGGTCATGAAACCATCACCATCAAACATTCAAGAACTTTACCTTGAGTCATTGGAAAAATTGGGCATCAATCCATTGGAACACGATATTCGTTTCGTTGAAGATAACTGGGAAAACCCATCAACTGGATCTGCAGGTCTTGGTTGGGAAGTTTGGCTTGACGGTATGGAAATCACACAGTTTACTTATTTCCAACAGGTCGGTGGCTTGGCAACTGGTCCTGTAACTGCTGAGGTTACTTATGGTTTAGAGCGTTTAGCTTCTTACATCCAAGAAGTAGATTCTGTTTATGATATTGAGTGGGCTCCAGGTGTTAAATACGGAGAAATCTTCCTTCAACCAGAATATGAGCACTCAAAATACAGCTTTGAAGTTTCAGACCAAGATATGTTGCTTGAAAACTTTGAGAAATTTGAAAAAGAAGCAGGACGTGCTCTGGAATTGGGTCTTGTTCACCCTGCTTATGACTACGTTTTGAAATGTTCTCATACCTTCAACTTGCTAGACGCTCGTGGTGCTGTATCTGTTACAGAACGTGCTGGCTACATTGCCCGCATCCGTAACTTGGCCCGTGTCGTAGCCAAAACCTTCGTAGCAGAGCGTAAGAAACTCGGTTACCCACTGCTAGACGAAGCAACCCGTGCAAAACTCCTAGCAGAAGAGGAAGAATAG